In one Sphingobacterium daejeonense genomic region, the following are encoded:
- a CDS encoding glycosyltransferase family 4 protein yields the protein MKTIVISAVNLVEAGTLEILKDCLRFLSNYSDKNGYRVIAIVYKRELADFPNIEYIETQWPKKRWINRLWYEYISLKKISKEIGPINLWFSLHDTSPSVFAEKRAVYCHNSFSFYKWKMHDLIFAPKIAMFAIFTKFIYQTNIHQNNYIVVQQEWFRKGLSKMFGIDPKKIIVARPKIDDSAIILSEIKKSKEDYEFLFAGSPNSHKNFEVICKAAKILVEEKKIKNFRVTITVKGDENKYAKWLFDNWGKIKNINFIGFVSKSTLKDLYLSVDCLIYSSKVESWGLPISEFKNLNKPMLLADLPYAHETSEGSMKTSFFNPDNPKELASYMANLIDGNSSFFKTSRNQKYSCTKSRKLG from the coding sequence ATGAAAACTATTGTTATATCTGCTGTTAATCTCGTTGAGGCCGGAACTTTAGAAATTCTTAAGGATTGTCTTAGATTTTTATCTAATTATTCTGATAAGAACGGTTATAGAGTAATTGCAATAGTTTATAAAAGAGAATTGGCAGACTTTCCCAACATTGAATATATTGAGACTCAATGGCCTAAAAAAAGATGGATAAATAGACTATGGTATGAATATATTTCATTAAAAAAAATATCTAAAGAAATAGGTCCAATTAATTTATGGTTTTCCTTACATGATACAAGTCCTTCTGTATTTGCAGAAAAGCGTGCAGTATATTGCCATAATTCTTTTTCATTTTATAAGTGGAAAATGCATGATCTAATATTTGCTCCAAAAATTGCAATGTTTGCGATATTTACAAAGTTCATCTATCAAACCAATATTCACCAAAACAATTATATAGTTGTACAACAAGAATGGTTCAGAAAGGGTTTATCGAAAATGTTCGGTATTGATCCCAAGAAAATTATTGTTGCTAGACCGAAAATTGATGATTCAGCTATTATTCTTTCTGAAATAAAAAAGTCAAAAGAAGATTATGAATTCCTTTTTGCTGGCTCTCCTAATAGTCATAAAAACTTTGAGGTTATATGTAAAGCTGCTAAAATACTTGTAGAAGAAAAAAAAATCAAAAATTTTAGGGTTACAATAACTGTAAAAGGGGATGAGAACAAATATGCTAAGTGGTTATTTGATAATTGGGGAAAAATAAAAAACATAAATTTTATTGGCTTTGTATCTAAATCAACTTTAAAAGATTTGTATTTAAGTGTTGATTGCTTGATTTATTCTTCAAAAGTTGAATCTTGGGGTTTACCTATTTCTGAGTTTAAAAACCTCAATAAACCAATGCTATTAGCGGACCTGCCATATGCACATGAGACATCTGAAGGAAGCATGAAAACATCTTTTTTTAATCCTGATAATCCTAAAGAACTTGCTTCTTATATGGCAAATTTAATTGATGGAAATTCTTCATTTTTTAAAACCTCAAGAAATCAAAAATATTCCTGCACCAAAAGCAGAAAATTGGGATGA
- a CDS encoding glycosyltransferase family 4 protein: MKIVYCILGTFNSGGMERVLANKSNYLAQLGHEITIITTDQNNRKPYFPLNHTIRQIDLGINYTENNNTGLIKKLFDYPKKQKRHKKLLTDQLNKIKPDITVSLFDHDVDLLPNINDGSKKIVEIHFSRFKRLQYGRKGLWRLIDKFRSGRDLATVKRYSKFVVLTHEDKDYWGELDNIVVIPNSNSFPIFEPSLLENKIVIAVGRYDYQKRFEDLIEIWKDIQKFAPNWKLNIFGKGPDKNKLQFLIQDLGLSETVSLKDPVQDIENQYLNSSIIAMTSRYEGLPMALLEGQSAGLPLISYACKCGPKDIIDEGFNGFLIDEGDKEKFAEKLLELIEDDHLRKEMGKNSFNHSKNFSEEVIMQKWIDLFNETLSKKI; encoded by the coding sequence ATGAAGATAGTATACTGCATCCTAGGTACATTTAACTCAGGAGGTATGGAGCGAGTGTTAGCTAATAAATCTAATTATCTTGCACAACTTGGTCATGAAATTACTATTATTACTACTGATCAAAATAACCGAAAACCTTATTTTCCACTTAATCATACTATTCGTCAAATTGACCTCGGTATAAATTATACAGAGAATAATAATACTGGTCTAATTAAAAAGCTATTCGATTATCCAAAAAAACAAAAAAGACATAAAAAATTGTTAACGGATCAACTTAATAAAATTAAACCAGATATAACAGTATCTCTTTTTGATCATGATGTTGACTTATTACCAAATATAAATGACGGAAGTAAAAAGATTGTTGAAATTCATTTTTCTCGGTTTAAAAGGCTTCAGTATGGGAGGAAAGGATTGTGGAGACTGATAGACAAATTCCGAAGTGGTAGAGATTTAGCAACAGTTAAACGGTACAGTAAGTTTGTTGTGTTAACTCATGAAGATAAGGATTATTGGGGGGAATTAGATAATATTGTTGTCATCCCAAACTCTAATAGTTTTCCAATTTTTGAACCGAGTTTATTAGAAAATAAGATCGTTATTGCAGTCGGTAGATATGACTATCAAAAAAGATTTGAAGATTTAATTGAGATTTGGAAAGATATCCAAAAATTTGCTCCGAATTGGAAGCTAAATATTTTTGGTAAAGGGCCAGATAAAAACAAACTTCAATTTTTAATCCAGGATCTCGGATTATCGGAGACTGTCAGTTTAAAAGATCCTGTTCAAGATATTGAAAATCAATATTTAAACAGTTCTATCATTGCTATGACATCGAGATATGAAGGATTACCTATGGCTTTATTAGAAGGTCAATCAGCTGGTTTGCCTTTAATATCTTATGCCTGTAAATGTGGTCCTAAAGATATTATTGATGAAGGTTTCAATGGATTTTTAATTGATGAGGGAGATAAAGAGAAGTTTGCTGAAAAATTATTAGAACTTATCGAAGATGATCATCTTAGGAAAGAAATGGGGAAAAATTCTTTTAACCATTCTAAAAATTTTTCTGAAGAAGTTATTATGCAAAAATGGATAGACTTATTTAATGAAACTCTTTCGAAAAAAATATGA
- a CDS encoding glycosyltransferase family 2 protein gives MDRKKLVSIIIPVFNAEKTLYKCLDSLNNQTYKNLQLIFVNDSSKDNSLDILNNFSDESDYKVNVISHEVNRGVAAARNTGLDAAVGDYIYFVDADDKIDPQTIELSLNKAEEDNLEIVGFSWYLTFEKNEREMNQPNFNNSFEAIEKMFSGIMRWNLWLFLFKTSLFQDPKIRFIEGMNMGEDLMVATKLFCTASRVGYLNKHFYHYGQSNTDSLTKTYSESHIDQVTSNVEEVEKFLKISDLSNKLGNLINYLKLNIKLPLLISENKSQYQKWLTWFPEANDFVMENKTLPLRTRLLQLAAVKKQFWYIKLYNKVVLRLVYGILYK, from the coding sequence ATGGATAGAAAAAAGCTAGTTTCAATTATTATTCCAGTATTTAACGCTGAGAAAACCTTGTATAAATGTTTAGATTCATTGAATAATCAAACTTACAAGAATTTACAGTTAATTTTCGTCAATGATTCAAGTAAAGACAACAGTTTAGATATACTTAATAATTTCAGTGATGAATCGGACTATAAAGTAAATGTTATTAGTCATGAAGTTAACAGAGGTGTTGCTGCTGCAAGGAATACAGGTTTAGATGCCGCTGTCGGAGATTACATTTACTTCGTTGATGCGGATGATAAGATCGATCCACAAACTATAGAACTGAGTCTTAATAAAGCTGAAGAAGATAATTTGGAAATTGTGGGGTTTAGTTGGTATTTAACTTTTGAAAAAAATGAGAGAGAAATGAACCAACCAAATTTTAATAATAGTTTTGAAGCAATAGAAAAAATGTTTTCTGGAATCATGAGATGGAACCTTTGGTTGTTTTTATTTAAAACATCCCTTTTTCAAGACCCAAAAATAAGATTTATAGAAGGAATGAACATGGGTGAAGATTTAATGGTTGCGACTAAACTTTTTTGCACTGCCTCACGAGTTGGTTATTTGAATAAACACTTCTATCATTACGGGCAGAGCAATACTGACTCCTTAACTAAAACCTACTCTGAAAGTCACATTGATCAAGTAACTTCGAACGTCGAAGAAGTAGAAAAATTTTTAAAAATCAGTGATTTATCCAATAAGTTGGGTAACTTAATTAACTATTTAAAACTAAATATAAAACTACCATTATTAATATCTGAAAACAAATCCCAGTACCAGAAGTGGTTAACTTGGTTTCCAGAAGCAAATGATTTTGTAATGGAAAATAAAACTTTGCCATTAAGAACAAGATTACTTCAGTTAGCTGCTGTTAAAAAACAATTTTGGTATATAAAACTTTATAATAAAGTCGTATTACGTTTAGTTTATGGCATTTTGTATAAATAA
- a CDS encoding beta-1,6-N-acetylglucosaminyltransferase produces the protein MKHAYLILAHNEFGILQKLLDSLDDNRNDIFIHFDSKVEVLPHLQVEKAGLQILVNRVDVRWGDYSVLEAELHLFESASLKNSYEYYHLLSGVDMPLKSQDFIHQFFENNRGKEFIGYFKGDIKDELSRKVRRYHLFPGNFRENAGLNLIKKVGRSIFLKFQDIIGFQRNSRINFKKGTQWLSITDELVKFILTQRPNIKKHL, from the coding sequence ATGAAGCATGCATATTTAATACTTGCTCACAATGAATTTGGAATTCTACAGAAACTTTTAGATTCTTTAGATGATAATCGGAATGATATTTTTATTCATTTTGATTCGAAAGTTGAGGTTTTACCACATTTACAAGTGGAAAAAGCTGGATTACAAATATTAGTTAATCGAGTGGATGTTAGGTGGGGAGATTATTCAGTTTTGGAAGCGGAATTACATTTATTCGAATCAGCCTCTTTAAAGAACTCCTATGAATATTATCATCTTCTTTCTGGAGTAGATATGCCTTTGAAATCTCAAGATTTTATTCATCAATTCTTCGAAAACAATAGAGGTAAAGAATTTATAGGTTATTTTAAAGGTGATATTAAAGATGAATTATCGAGGAAGGTGAGGAGGTATCACTTATTCCCTGGCAATTTTAGAGAAAACGCTGGGCTGAATTTAATAAAAAAAGTAGGAAGATCTATATTTTTAAAATTTCAAGATATCATTGGATTTCAAAGAAATAGTAGAATTAATTTTAAAAAAGGTACACAATGGCTAAGCATTACTGATGAGCTCGTTAAGTTCATATTGACTCAGAGGCCAAATATAAAAAAACACCTATAA
- a CDS encoding beta-1,6-N-acetylglucosaminyltransferase, which yields MKHAYLILAHNEYEVLSKLIELIDDPRNDIFIHIDKKSELPDESYINTLKSEVYFLKDRVDVRWGHVSQIEAEINLFQSAHEKRKYDFLHLISGVHLPLFDQNHIHDFYSTKIGTEIFSPMESDPVEAENKMHRYNFFYG from the coding sequence ATGAAGCATGCCTACCTAATCTTAGCACATAATGAATATGAGGTTTTATCGAAATTAATTGAGTTAATCGATGATCCAAGAAATGATATTTTTATACATATTGACAAGAAATCAGAATTGCCAGACGAAAGTTATATAAATACATTAAAATCTGAGGTTTATTTTTTGAAGGATCGAGTCGATGTAAGATGGGGCCATGTATCACAGATTGAGGCAGAAATAAATTTATTCCAATCAGCACATGAAAAGAGGAAATATGATTTCCTTCACTTAATATCTGGTGTGCATCTTCCATTATTCGATCAAAATCATATTCATGATTTTTACTCTACCAAAATTGGAACAGAAATTTTTTCACCAATGGAATCTGATCCTGTTGAGGCAGAAAACAAGATGCATCGATATAATTTTTTTTATGGATGA
- a CDS encoding acyltransferase family protein gives MLQSLQILRGFAAIIVAIVHVWNDGFLPKLIIEFGEFGVDIFFVLSGFIMCLTVNVNRENEIANSSYFLYRRIIRIFPIYLICAIPLILFITRVDGFKGFYYYLGNLLLLPTFTSDPNYNLALPVGWTLVYEMFFYYIFAIFLLFMKNKKKLISSILLVLFLLVVLVQLFDYQGEKLHWVNFSYIIGDPLLLNFGMGIVSYFIFERFKDKFVINLYQGYLCLFLLSLISIFLIYLQFPRLVSNGIPSFLIILIFLFIPNSQLSSSFSKKLIFIGNASYSIYLTHFYFAFFKPKIYEIGANYSLNESVVVNSYGIFSLISSIILGCIFYVMIEKPIIHLFSRKKI, from the coding sequence ATGCTCCAGTCTTTACAAATATTAAGAGGGTTTGCCGCTATAATTGTTGCAATTGTACACGTATGGAACGATGGATTTTTACCAAAATTAATTATTGAATTTGGAGAGTTTGGAGTGGACATATTTTTTGTTTTAAGTGGATTTATAATGTGTCTTACGGTAAATGTAAATAGGGAAAACGAAATAGCAAACTCAAGCTATTTTTTATATCGACGTATAATTAGGATTTTTCCTATTTACTTAATATGTGCAATCCCATTAATACTTTTTATAACTCGAGTAGATGGTTTTAAAGGATTTTATTATTATTTAGGCAATCTATTACTACTTCCAACCTTCACCTCTGATCCAAATTATAATCTTGCTTTACCTGTAGGTTGGACCTTGGTTTATGAAATGTTTTTCTATTATATTTTCGCAATATTCTTATTGTTCATGAAAAACAAGAAGAAATTAATTTCAAGCATCTTATTGGTACTTTTTTTATTAGTAGTATTAGTGCAGCTGTTTGATTATCAAGGTGAAAAATTGCATTGGGTTAACTTTAGTTACATCATAGGAGATCCATTATTATTAAATTTTGGGATGGGTATTGTCTCATATTTTATTTTTGAAAGATTTAAAGATAAATTCGTGATTAATTTGTACCAAGGATATTTGTGTTTATTCTTATTATCCTTGATAAGTATATTTCTTATTTATCTACAATTTCCGAGGTTAGTATCAAATGGAATACCTTCTTTTCTAATAATTCTAATATTTTTATTTATACCAAATTCTCAATTATCTTCATCTTTTTCAAAGAAATTGATTTTTATAGGGAATGCATCATATAGTATTTATCTAACTCATTTTTATTTTGCATTTTTCAAACCTAAAATATATGAGATTGGAGCTAACTATTCTTTAAATGAATCTGTTGTAGTTAATTCTTATGGAATATTTTCCTTAATAAGTTCTATTATTTTAGGATGTATTTTTTATGTTATGATTGAAAAACCAATAATTCATTTATTTTCAAGAAAAAAGATATAA
- a CDS encoding glycosyltransferase family 8 protein: MSLHIPIVIAFTENYFVPAVTCLSSILKNSDSKYKFEIICLLTKTLPQEYQSLLMEYCPERLKFRFLNLEGKLDGVYVDERYTIAASFRLLLPEILMEYDKIIYTDCDVIIRNDLGDLFENINLGNNYLAAVYEVAIDHQIPYIKELGCEPGYYFNSGFLVMNLELMRNENLSEKLINGLKVPYLQFPDQDVLNIYCKNRVLGLPPIYNGIRTYFLPQYKDDFINRYSVADWHSVQSHGTIHYTGGKPWNELTVKFEVWWKYYFDLPSRIKSKWTPIKKIQKYGKIFTSWPFSYFVDPVVNYIRVIKNK, translated from the coding sequence ATGAGTTTACATATTCCAATTGTTATAGCTTTTACTGAAAATTATTTTGTACCTGCTGTTACTTGTTTATCATCTATTTTAAAAAATTCAGACTCTAAATATAAATTTGAAATTATTTGTCTTTTGACTAAAACTTTACCTCAAGAATATCAAAGTCTTTTAATGGAGTATTGCCCTGAGAGATTGAAATTTCGATTTTTAAATCTAGAAGGTAAATTAGACGGAGTATATGTTGATGAACGGTATACCATTGCAGCCTCATTCAGATTGTTATTACCTGAAATTCTAATGGAATATGACAAAATAATATATACTGATTGTGATGTCATCATACGAAATGATTTAGGCGACTTATTTGAAAATATAAACCTGGGGAATAATTATTTAGCAGCAGTATATGAAGTTGCAATTGATCATCAAATTCCATATATAAAAGAATTGGGATGTGAGCCAGGTTATTATTTTAATTCAGGATTCTTAGTAATGAATCTAGAATTGATGCGAAATGAAAATTTATCTGAAAAATTAATTAATGGCTTGAAAGTGCCATATTTACAATTTCCTGATCAAGATGTTCTAAATATTTATTGCAAAAATAGAGTCCTTGGTCTGCCTCCAATTTATAATGGAATAAGAACCTATTTTTTACCTCAGTATAAAGATGATTTTATTAATCGATATTCTGTTGCAGACTGGCACTCTGTTCAAAGCCATGGTACTATTCATTATACTGGAGGAAAACCGTGGAATGAACTTACTGTTAAATTTGAGGTGTGGTGGAAATATTACTTTGATCTACCCTCAAGAATTAAATCTAAGTGGACCCCAATTAAGAAAATCCAAAAATATGGGAAAATCTTCACTAGTTGGCCATTTTCTTATTTTGTTGATCCTGTTGTAAACTATATAAGAGTCATAAAAAACAAATAA
- a CDS encoding glycosyltransferase family 2 protein — MLISYILPAFKSRYLNLAIDSILNQSYNNIELVIVDDDSPENIYDIVSKYDDPRIKYFKNEVNIGGTDLVAQWNYSIFYAKGDYLVLAADDDIYHENFTSNCIALIKKYPEVDLIRSRVSLVNDRGDLIEIDGILPEKCSQIEYVYSWAKGIPLVCIGNYVFRTSTLQKEKFDKLPFAFGTDTISTIKLARNGVANTSEMLFDFRISEIHLSSDKTKYEYKIEAITSLYKMINSINYKKPEDEVDDFCLSRIQWDSLYQKCVYDYYNVAVKHLPLNKIGMIESCRLLSRKDKLFMYFRFILDKILK, encoded by the coding sequence ATGTTAATTTCTTACATTTTACCTGCTTTTAAATCAAGGTATTTAAATCTAGCAATAGATAGTATTTTGAACCAAAGTTATAATAATATAGAATTAGTAATTGTAGATGATGATTCTCCAGAAAATATTTATGATATAGTATCAAAGTACGATGATCCTAGGATAAAGTATTTTAAGAATGAGGTAAATATAGGAGGAACAGATTTAGTTGCACAGTGGAATTATAGTATATTTTACGCTAAGGGTGATTATTTAGTTTTGGCTGCAGACGATGATATATACCATGAAAATTTCACAAGTAATTGCATTGCTCTAATAAAGAAATATCCTGAAGTAGATCTGATAAGATCTAGAGTTTCATTAGTTAATGATCGTGGTGACCTTATTGAGATTGATGGTATTTTGCCGGAAAAATGTAGTCAAATAGAATACGTTTATAGTTGGGCAAAAGGAATTCCATTAGTTTGTATAGGAAATTATGTATTCAGGACATCCACATTACAAAAGGAAAAATTTGATAAACTTCCATTTGCATTCGGAACAGATACTATTTCTACCATTAAGTTAGCGAGAAATGGGGTTGCAAATACAAGTGAAATGTTATTTGATTTTCGAATTTCAGAAATACATTTATCTAGTGATAAGACAAAATATGAGTATAAAATTGAAGCGATAACATCATTATATAAAATGATTAATTCAATTAATTATAAAAAACCAGAGGATGAGGTGGATGATTTTTGTTTGAGTAGAATTCAATGGGATTCACTTTATCAAAAATGTGTATACGATTATTACAATGTTGCCGTAAAACATCTTCCATTGAATAAAATAGGGATGATAGAAAGTTGTAGATTATTAAGTCGCAAGGATAAATTATTTATGTATTTTAGATTCATATTAGATAAAATTTTGAAATAA
- a CDS encoding serine O-acetyltransferase, with the protein MNLSEYKGYSKQKFILGDNFFYPKRFSKALFLDWLLQTEQYLIRTYLINLRSEEYYTYINPNRFLKYYYQRKKNKLGLKLGFFIPAGCFDLGLHIAHYGSIIINPLSHIGKNCTIHGNCCIGNSGDDTNGLPQIGDNVDIGQNAQILGDVYIAKGTKIGAGSIVIHSVLEENSTVVGIPGRVVHKK; encoded by the coding sequence ATGAACTTGTCTGAATATAAAGGATATTCTAAGCAAAAATTTATTTTAGGGGATAATTTTTTTTATCCCAAAAGATTCAGTAAGGCGTTATTCTTAGACTGGCTTTTACAAACTGAGCAATACCTTATAAGAACTTATTTAATTAACCTTCGATCTGAAGAATATTATACCTATATAAATCCAAATAGGTTTCTAAAATATTATTATCAACGTAAAAAAAACAAGTTGGGATTAAAGCTTGGTTTTTTTATACCTGCAGGTTGCTTTGATTTGGGATTACATATAGCTCATTATGGTTCAATAATAATAAACCCCTTATCACACATAGGCAAGAACTGCACAATTCATGGAAATTGCTGTATAGGTAACTCGGGAGATGACACAAATGGTTTACCACAAATAGGGGATAATGTGGATATTGGACAAAACGCTCAAATTTTAGGTGATGTTTACATTGCTAAGGGGACTAAAATTGGAGCTGGTTCAATAGTAATTCATTCTGTTTTAGAAGAAAACTCAACAGTAGTTGGCATACCGGGGAGGGTTGTCCACAAAAAATAA
- a CDS encoding glycosyltransferase family 32 protein, protein MRIKEFLMLIKCFYVNIKSSKSLPKFIGEDVLDINNAENLKINFTDQVDFPKIIWMYWEDRQPPQYVQDIVRHTQFLNKNFEVILLHRDNIKDYLHDFSIKGEMPIANMTDLLRLKLLYEYGGIWIDATTIFNEDLNWVIKIAEKKNYDIIGYYKDKSTIDIKYPIIESWFLAAKPNNQMIKKWLDELSPLGDLGSELYFEKIKSRLDYNEIKQKIGRPEYLLVYLAQQIVMRENKGFNFYLKRSEDSAFLIQESMGWSNYEINYALCRLSVTEPLIPIIKLTSGDRILINEFINYNLVNETSVIGSIINKKRTKNIEYELV, encoded by the coding sequence ATGAGAATAAAAGAATTTTTGATGTTAATTAAATGTTTTTACGTGAACATAAAAAGTTCTAAAAGTTTGCCAAAATTTATTGGTGAAGATGTTCTTGACATTAATAATGCAGAAAATTTAAAAATTAATTTTACTGATCAAGTTGATTTTCCTAAAATTATTTGGATGTATTGGGAAGATCGGCAGCCTCCGCAGTACGTTCAAGATATTGTGCGACATACCCAATTTCTCAATAAAAATTTTGAGGTAATATTACTTCATCGTGATAACATAAAGGATTATTTGCATGATTTTTCTATAAAAGGAGAAATGCCGATTGCAAACATGACTGATCTACTTAGATTAAAATTATTATATGAATATGGTGGCATTTGGATTGATGCTACTACGATATTTAATGAGGATTTAAACTGGGTAATAAAAATAGCTGAAAAAAAGAATTACGATATTATCGGATATTATAAAGATAAATCTACAATTGATATTAAATACCCTATAATTGAATCATGGTTTCTAGCTGCTAAACCTAATAATCAAATGATAAAAAAGTGGTTAGATGAATTATCTCCATTGGGGGATTTAGGAAGCGAATTATATTTTGAAAAAATTAAAAGCAGATTAGATTATAATGAAATAAAACAAAAAATAGGGAGACCAGAATATTTATTAGTTTATTTAGCGCAACAGATAGTAATGAGAGAAAATAAAGGTTTTAATTTTTATCTCAAAAGAAGTGAGGATAGCGCATTTTTGATTCAAGAAAGTATGGGTTGGTCTAACTATGAAATAAATTATGCCTTATGTAGATTGTCAGTTACGGAACCATTGATTCCTATAATAAAATTAACATCAGGTGACAGAATCCTTATCAATGAATTTATTAATTATAATTTAGTTAATGAAACGAGCGTTATCGGTTCTATAATTAACAAAAAAAGAACTAAGAATATTGAATATGAACTTGTCTGA
- a CDS encoding glycosyltransferase family 2 protein — MDYLQKEPIDVSVIMTTYGHELFIIDAIKGVINQDFVGHVELIISNDNSPDNTNKVVLEFLENAIIPDNLSVKYYLQESNLGAIENFLWCINESQGKFLAICEGDDYWTDTQKLSKQVSFLNKNRDFSIVFSNVNVQIENGEYNQKNELTPIDSNKEYNGEEIIESWVAHTSTFVIRNGKHIKDFVGFF, encoded by the coding sequence ATGGATTATTTGCAAAAAGAACCGATAGATGTTTCAGTCATTATGACTACGTATGGACATGAATTATTTATAATTGATGCAATTAAAGGAGTGATTAACCAAGATTTTGTTGGTCATGTAGAACTAATAATTTCAAATGATAATTCTCCAGATAATACAAATAAAGTTGTATTAGAATTTTTAGAAAATGCTATTATTCCTGACAATTTAAGTGTAAAGTATTATTTACAAGAATCTAATTTAGGCGCTATCGAAAATTTTTTATGGTGCATTAATGAATCTCAAGGTAAATTTTTAGCTATATGTGAAGGAGATGATTACTGGACAGACACACAAAAATTAAGTAAGCAAGTTTCTTTCCTAAATAAAAATAGGGATTTTTCAATTGTATTTTCTAATGTAAATGTTCAGATTGAAAATGGAGAGTATAATCAAAAAAATGAATTGACTCCCATTGATTCCAACAAAGAATATAATGGAGAAGAAATCATTGAATCTTGGGTTGCACATACGTCAACTTTTGTAATTAGAAATGGAAAACATATAAAAGATTTTGTTGGTTTTTTTTAG
- a CDS encoding WbqC family protein, with protein MLREKIGIMQPYFFPYLGYISLIKHTDRFILLDTVQFKRKGWIERNRILKQKEGWLYIQVPLIKNNGRSTLIKDCVLDNSKPWKNKILAQLSIYKKIAPNYSSTMEFLEDTLSGDFDNITMLNKHVLQQICAYLDIQRDISIFSEMELKIEKPQDSDEWALNICKSIGPNLTYINPSGGKSFFNRSKYDVADIDMYFHQIKLRGYKQGYREFEPGLSILDAMMFNSKEEVHTMLDQFELS; from the coding sequence ATGCTTAGAGAAAAAATAGGTATAATGCAGCCATATTTCTTTCCTTATTTAGGATATATTAGTTTGATAAAACATACGGATCGTTTTATCTTATTAGATACAGTTCAGTTTAAACGTAAAGGCTGGATTGAAAGAAATCGAATCTTAAAGCAGAAGGAAGGATGGTTGTATATTCAGGTTCCTCTTATCAAAAATAATGGTAGGTCGACTTTAATAAAGGATTGTGTTTTAGACAACTCAAAACCTTGGAAAAATAAAATCTTAGCTCAACTTTCAATTTATAAAAAAATTGCTCCAAACTACAGTTCAACGATGGAATTTTTAGAGGATACATTATCTGGAGATTTCGATAACATTACAATGTTGAACAAACATGTTTTGCAGCAGATATGTGCTTATTTAGATATTCAAAGGGATATTTCAATTTTTTCGGAGATGGAATTAAAAATTGAGAAACCTCAAGATTCGGATGAGTGGGCATTAAACATATGCAAAAGCATAGGTCCTAACTTAACTTATATAAACCCCAGCGGAGGTAAAAGTTTTTTCAATAGGAGTAAATATGATGTCGCAGATATCGATATGTATTTCCATCAGATCAAACTAAGGGGCTATAAGCAAGGATATAGGGAATTTGAACCTGGTCTTTCTATTTTGGATGCAATGATGTTCAATTCAAAAGAAGAGGTCCATACGATGTTAGATCAGTTTGAATTATCTTAG